A stretch of DNA from Dehalobacterium formicoaceticum:
TGTGGTGGGGGAATATACCTTCAAGACGGGAGATTATGAGATCCTTAATATTCAGGTGCCCTTTCTTGAGGAGGAACCCTTAAAAGAAGGGGAAGCAGAGCGGTATGGAGTTCCAGCGGTTTCCCGGGAAACAGCTTCTCTCTATGAGCATTGCGTCCGGGCTCTTGAACGGGGACTGAAATTTGGCCCCCATGGACTTCCTTTGATGGGATCAGGAGACTGGAATGACGGCATGAGCTCCGTGGGGAGTAAAGGTCAGGGTGAAAGTGTTTGGCTGGGCTGGTTCATTTATTCAACCGTTGAGAAATTTCTTCCCCTTTGCCGTTTCATGGAGGATGAAGGTCGAGGCACCCAATACCGGGAAATCTGCCGGGAGATGATCGAAAACCTGGAGGAGCATGCCTGGGATGGCAGCTGGTATCGGCGAGCTTATTTTGATGATGGCCGTCCCCTGGGTTCAGCGGAGAACAGCGAATGCAAAATTGATTCTCTGGCCCAATCCTGGGCGGTGATCTCCGGAGCGGGGCGAAAGGCGCGGGTCATAGAGGCCATGTCTGCTCTGGAAAACTATTTAATTAAAGAGGAAGAAGGGATTATTCTCCTTCTAACCCCTCCTTTTGATGAAGGAGATTTGAATCCGGGATATATCAAGAGCTATGTGCCGGGAGTAAGGGAAAATGGCGGTCAGTATACCCATGCCGCCGTATGGGTAGTCATGGCCTATGCCCGTTTAGGGATGGGAGATCAAGCATGGGAACTGTATCAAATGATAAACCCCATTAATCACAGCAGGACCACTATTGAAACAGCCACCTATAAAGTGGAGCCTTATGTGATGGCGGCGGATGTCTATGCTGCACCGCCTCATGTAGGGAGAGGAGGATGGACCTGGTATACCGGGGCTGCTTCCTGGATGTATCAGGTTGGCATTGAAGAGCTTCTGGGATTTAAAAAACAGAAGAATCATCTTTATCTGGATCCTTGTATTCCCAGGGAATGGAAGGATTATAAAATCATGTACCGCTACGGCGAAACCCTTTATCAAATCCTGGTTAAGAATCCATTAGGACTGAATCAGGGAGTCAGGAGCATATACTTAGACGGAAAAGAGTTAAAAGACAAGTGTCTGGAGCTTATTGATGATCAGAAGGAACATTTGGTGGAAGTGGTACTGGGTTAGGGTTTGCATCGGCTGGTTAAAAAACAATTCATAGTTTTTTAATGGAATATGGTATAATAAGCGGGAACCTTAAAAGGTTTCCGCTTTCATTTTCTTTATTTTGCTTCGCTGTATTAAGAATAACAGAAGAAGCACTTTTTTCTGAAAAAATCAAATTTTATTATAAATATTCATGATTGTCAACCTGACACTTATTAGTCCTTTCTAACGGCCCAAAGTTTACCGTTGAGAAAGCGAATTTTATTATGTTAAACTTAGTTGTTTCCGGAAAAATTATTGCAAGTTTTTCATCGGAATTATTGTATTTTATTATGATAGGTAGAGGATGTGGTTTCGTGAACCGCCTGCAAGATGAGGAGCTGGTGGTGCTTTGCCTACAGGGAAACAGGGATGCCTTTGCGGAACTGGTCAAAAGATATGAACGGCAGATTTATAGCCTGGCGTATCGGTTAACAAATAATTATCATGATGCCATTGATTTGTCTCAAGAGGTATTTTTGCATTTGTATCGGGTTTTAGACAAATTTGATGGTGAACGGAAATTTTTTCCTTGGATGTATCGCATTGCTACTAATGTTTGCTATAACGCTTTGAAAAAAAAGCCCAAAGAATCCACTACTTTAGACCAAGTGATGGAATTTATCTCCGACGACAAGTCTCAACCGGAGATTACTTTCGAAAAAAAGAGGTTCAGGAAACGGTGCAGAAAGCCATTGCAGAACTGCCCGAAAACTTTCGGGTACCCGTGGTGTTAAAGTATTTGGAGGATCTATCCTATCAGCAAATTTCGGAAGTTATGGAGCTTCCCGTATCCACCATAGAAACCAGGCTTTATCGCGGCAGGATTATGTTACAAAAGAAATTAAAGTTCATATTAGAAAGGGGGGCAAAAAGTGGAATGTCAAGTGGCTAAATTAAAAATCTTTTCTTTCCTGGATCAGGAGCTTTCTACTCAGGAAGAAGAAGCACTGTTTGAACACTTGGCTCAGTGTCCGGAGTGCAGCCTTGAGTTTGACAATTTGGAAGCAACCCATCATTTAATACAGCAGGCCTTGATTCCGGTAGTACCACCCCCTGATTTGACGGAACGGATTATGGCTCAGATTCCCTTAACCGCTGAGCCGAGGCACACACCATCCGTCTCCCGGGAAACGGTCGGAAAAAGCTATTTATCCTGGCTGCTGCAAAAGGGGAAAGAACTTTGGGGCAAAGGTCAATTCCGTGTGGCCTTTGTTACTGTGGGTATTTTTGCTTTATTTGCGGCGACGGGTATCATAGATACTTTTCTACAGCAAGTACCTTTAAAACTAAATCCGGAGCATGATATTGCCCAGGTGGAACCCGGGAATCAGGGTCAGGTTAAACCTGGAAATCAAGAAGACCCCGGGAGTCAGGATGAACCTGTGACTGATCCTGAATCAGAAGTAAAAGAACCGATTCCTCAGGATGGACCTTCATCCAAGGAGCAAGGTACTCCGGAACCAGCACCGCCGGATAATGAACCTAAGCAAAGAAAAGACCAGGATAAAGCATCGGCAAAAGAGGAGACGACAACTAAAATCCCTCAGCAGCCGGCAAAGGTGGTTCCCGATCAGAAGACCAATTTAGTGGAATTACCCAAAGCCTCCGCTGTGGAAGAACAGCAGGTCACAGCGATTGAGGTAAAACCATTATTGGAAGGAAATACCCAAAGGGTATCCCATCCTGTATTATCAAAAGACGGTAGTTCTATTCACTATCTTTATGATAATGCCGGGGTGGAAGAGGAATGGGAAATTTCTCTGGCTTCGGGTGCCGTACCCCAAAAGGCGGAATCCCTTTTGATCCAGAATGGGGAGAATAAGGATCAAGGAGGTCAAATTCCCCAATGGATCAATGAATTGGCAATGGTCCAGGAAGCTAAATCAAAAAAGGTAACATGGTCTCCGGATAAAAGGCAAGTAGCAGTCAATCTTGATTCTCCGGGCACAGATTACGATGGCTTATGGATCGGAGAGGCTGATGGCTCCATGATGACTCATGTCACAGATGAAGGGGGCGGAGCCCATTTGGTTTGGTCCCCCAACTCCTCAAAAATTGCCTTTACGGACAGGGCAAAACATCTTTCTGTCTTATATTTAAAGGAAAATCTTTTAATTCAATTAACAGGTGCCGGTGAAAGCTGGCGCAATCTTAACCATCTTTTCTGGATACCGGGCGGGCGGGAGCTGATTTTTGAAGGACAAAGAGCAGCAGATCAGGCACCGGGGATTTTCCGGGTAACCTTGCCCTAAATTGGCATGGAAACAAATGATGAGCGGGAACGGTTTTTGTTTAGCAAAGCGTTAAGCAATGCTGCAGCAAAAAGTTGTTCCTGCTTTTTCATATTTTTTTAAAAAATCTTATGGGTGGCAAATATAAGTGCAACTAAGACTTTTCCGGCCCTTGGCTTAGTGGATGACAGGTTTTCTCATAAAACAATTTGTCTTTGTCCATAAAATTTGCTAATATAAGTTAGGTTGTTTTAAATTTCCCTATTTTCGAACAGCTATGATGCTGATTAGCCCGATAACTAACTGCCACTAATATTCCCGCTTTTGTAAGCGATGGGATAAGTGGCACTAAGTTCCTGGATAACGATTTCTAAGCATCAGATAGGGTAAAAACTCCACCTGATGCTAAGAACTCTGTTTATGTAATAATTCGAAAATATGACAAGATATTTAATAAAATCAAGGTTTAATGGAGGAATTTTTCAATGAGTATGGTTAAAAACATTGAAAATCGGATAAAAGCAGCCCTTGAAAAGGCGGCGACTGAGGCCAGGGAGGCCGGGGAATTTACCTTTATATCTCTGCCGGAATACGTGCTGGAGGTGCCCCGGGAAAAAGCCCATGGGGACTTTGCCTCTAATATTGCCATGTTATTGGCTAAGGAAGCCAAGATGGCGCCGCGAAAAATTGCTGAAATCATTGAGAAATACATAAATACCCAGCATACCTGGATCGAGAAAATAGAAATAGCCAGTCCGGGCTTTATTAATTTTTATCTGAATCATGCCTGGGTTTATGAGGTTTTACCTTTCGTAATTGAACAAGGGGATTATTATGGCCGTTCCCATTTTGGAAATGGCAAAAAGGTACAGGTAGAGTTTGTCAGTGCCAATCCCACTGGGGTCTTACATATGGGAAACGCCCGGGGTGCTGCCCTGGGAGACACCTTAGCCAGTGTTTTAGAGGCGGCGGGTTTTGATGTTTCCCGAGAATTTTATATTAATGACGCCGGCAATCAAATTGAAAAATTTGCCTATTCTCTGGAAGCCCGCTATCTTCAATTATTAGGTCAGGAGGTATCCTTTCCCGAGGATGGTTATCATGGGCAGGATATCATTGATACTATGCAAACCCTGGTTGATGAAAAGGGTGATAAATATCTGACCATGGATGAGGCCCTGCGCCGGGAATTGTTGGTCAAATATGCCCTTGAGGTCAAGATTGATAACATTCGCAAGACGCTGGAGGAATTTGGGGTTTATTATGATGTCTGGTTCAGCGAGCAGGCCCTTCATGACAGCGGGGAGGTAGCTGATACCATTGCATTCTTAAAAGATAACGGATATATTTACGAGAAAGAAGGGGCATTGTGGTTTGAGACCACCAAATTCGGCGATGAAAAAGATGAGGTGGTGGTAAGAGGGAACGGAATTCCTACTTATTTTGCCGCCGATATTGCCTATCATAAAAATAAATTCCAGCGTGGTTTTGAGCGGGTAATTAATATTTGGGGTGCCGATCACCATGGACATGTGGCTCGCATGAAGGGTGCGATGGAGGCTTTAGGCTATGATCCGGAACAATTGACGGTGATTTTGATGCAGTTGGTTCGTTTGTTCCGGGGGGGTGAGATCTTACGGATGTCTAAGCGCACGGGCACCTATGTCACCTTAAATGAACTGATGGAAGAAGTGGGTCGGGATGCAGCTCGATATTTCTTTGTCATGCGCAGTCCCGACAGCCAGATGGATTTTGATTTGGATCTGGCAAAATCGCAATCGGCAGATAACCCGGTTTTTTATGTGCAGTATGCCCATGCCCGTATTTGCAGTATTTTACGCCAGGCGGCAGAGATGGGTTATCAGCTGCCCCAGGTATCTCTGGAAGAATGTCATGTACTTGCTCATCCCTCAGAGATTACTTTGATCCGAAAAATTGCCGATCTTCCTGATGAAATTATTTCGGCAGCTGAGAATTTAGCCCCTCATCGATTGACCACCTATGCCCATGATTTGGCCGGTCTTTTCCACGGCTTTTATACCAATTGCCGGGTTTTGACGGATGAAACGGAATTAAGAAATGCCCGGCTGCTTTTAACAAAAGCCACAGGAATTTGTATTAAAAATGTGTTGCATTTAATCGGGGTTTCAGCACCGGAAAAGATGTAAATGGTGATTGACAGCCTTTCGACAAAAGGGATAAAATAATGAGGAAATTGGACAGGAAGTGCAAGGAGGAAAATGGTAATGACCAAATTTATTTTCGTCACCGGTGGAGTTGTCTCATCATTAGGTAAAGGGATCACTGCGGCTTCCTTGGGGCGTTTGTTAAAAAGCAGGGGCTTAAAAGTAGCGATTCAAAAATTCGATCCCTATATTAACGTAGATCCGGGAACCATGAGCCCATATCAGCATGGAGAAGTTTTTGTTACAGATGACGGGGCGGAGACAGATTTAGACCTTGGTCATTACGAGCGCTTTGTTGATATTAGTTTAACCAGAAACAGCAGTGTTACAACTGGCAAGGTTTATGAATCTGTGCTCAAGAAGGAGCGACGGGGATATTATTTAGGCGGCACGGTGCAGGTAATTCCCCATATTACCAATGAGATCAAGGAACGGATCCTCCAAGTGGCCAAAGATCATGCGCCGGATGTGGTGATTACGGAAATTGGCGGTACGGTAGGGGATATTGAATCCCTCCCTTTCCTGGAGGCTATTCGGCAGATGAAGGGAGATATCGGACGAGACCATGTGCTTTATATTCATGTCACTCTGGTACCATTCATCCGGGCAGCAGGGGAAGCCAAAACCAAGCCGACCCAGCATAGTGTCAAAGAATTGCGCAGCATTGGGATCCAACCCCATGTAATAGTCTGCCGCACCGAGATGCCTCTTTCCCGGGAAATGGAGGATAAAATCGCCCTCTTTTGTGATATTGACAAAGAGGCGGTGATTCAGGTGGTGGATGCGGACAGCATTTATGAGGTTCCTCTCTCCTTACAGGAACAGGGACTTGATAAAATCGTGATTGAGCGTTTAGGCTTAAAGTGTAATGAACTGGATTTAAGGGACTGGAATGAGATCGTTGAGAAGATCCGACATCCCAAGCATTGTATTACCATTGCTTTGGTGGGAAAATATGTGGAACTCCAAGATGCCTATCTTAGTGTGGTGGAATCTCTCCGTCATGCCGGAATTTTCCATGAGTCCAAGATACAGGTGAAGTGGATTTACTCCGCAGATTTGACGCCGGAAAACTTAGACTGCCAATTTGCGGATGTAGATGGGATTCTGGTCCCCGGCGGTTTTGGAGATCGGGGCATTGAGGGTAAAATTTTGGCGGTTCAATATGCACGGGAACAGCAGATTCCTTTCTTTGGCATCTGCCTGGGGATGCAAATGGCAGTGGTGGAATTTGCCCGGTCATTGGCTGGTCTCTCTGCCGCCAACAGCAGCGAATTTGATGAAAATACGAGCCATGCCGTGATTGACCTGCTGCCGGAACAAAAAGGCATTGACGCTAAAGGAGGTACCATGCGCTTAGGTGCCTACCCCTGTAAGCTGATTAAAGGGAGCAAAGCCTATCAGGCCTATCAAAGAGAAGAAATATCCGAAAGGCATCGGCACCGCTACGAATTTAATAATGAATACCGGGAGTTATTGGAATCTAAGGGTTTGAAGATTTCAGGCCTGTCTCCTGATAACAGATTAGTGGAAATCGTGGAGTTAACTGACCATCCTTGGTTTGTTGGCTGCCAATTCCATCCGGAGTTTAAATCCCGTCCTGATCGTCCTCATCCCTTGTTCCGGGATTTTATTAAATCATCTTTGGAACGAAAAATCAGTAGATCATAAAAGCGCATTGCGCTTTTTTTCTATCATCAAGATGATGAAGGTAAAGATGAAGGAGGAAATAATCGGTGAGTTTTCAGGCACGTTTAATGGATATATCCGAAAAAGAAAAGTTTAATAAATTTATTGAATCATCCCCGAAGGGTCATGTGCTTCAGACCTGGGAATGGGGGATTTGAAAGCAAAAACAGGTTGGATGCCCCTGAGGCTGCTGGTGGAACAGGACGGGGTGCCGGCAGGGGCAATTTCTATCCTGAAAAGAAGGATTCCTGTCCTGAATAAATATATTTTTTATGCACCCCGCGGGCCGGTGTTGGATATTTCGGTTCCGGGATTGTTTTCTTTTTTGTTGGCGGAAGTTAAAAAATTAGCTCAAAAACACCAGGCCATCTTTCTGAAAGTTGATCCGGATGTTCCGGCAGAAAATACACTTTGGCAGGAAGCTTTTAAAAGAGAAGGCTTTCGCAGCGCAGAAACGGGGGAAGGGTTTGACGGTGTGCAGCCGAAGTTTGTTTTTCGTCTGGATATTTCCCCGGATGAGGAAGAACTGATGGCGAACTTTCACCAGAAAACCCGCTATAATATTCGCCTGTCTGCTCGAAAAGGAGTTCAGATTATCGATCATGGAACAAAAGAAGATCTGCCGGTTTTTTATGAAGTGTTAAAGGAGACCTGTGCCCGTGATCAGTTTTTAGTGCGCTCTTATCAATATTTCGAAGATTTATTTGAAATTTTATCTCCTCCCGGATATGCCCGGCTTTTTTTAGCTAAATTGGATGATCAGATTATTGCCGGAACCATATTGTTAAAAATCGGTGACAAAGCCTGGTATCTTTATGGTGCTTCCAGTAATGCTGCCCGCAATACCATGCCTAATTATTTGATCCAGTGGGAAATGATCAAGTGGTCAAAAGCTCAGGGCAGTAACCTTTATGATTTTAGAGGGGTACCGGGAAATCTCACAGAGGACAACCCTCTCTATGGTCTTTTTCGCTTTAAAAAAGGATTCAATGGAGAATACACGGAATTTATGGGAGAATATGATCTGGTGTATCAGCCATTCTTTTATTGGCTGTATCAGACCATGGAACCTGTTTATTATAAAGGTGTGCGGAAAATAATTGCCCTTAAGAAAAAACTCAAAAAATAGTTGAGGAGGGGGGAACCTGATGCATCCTTACGTGCGCTGGATTGAGATTGACTTAGATGCTATTATCCATAATTTTTGCCAGATTCGGCAGCTTGTGCCCCCCGCTGTGAAAATTATGTCAGTGGTGAAAGCCGACGCTTATGGTCACGGATCCGCTCAGGTAGCAGGCGCTTTGGCAGAAGCAGGAACAGATATGTTTGCAGTGACCACCATTGAGGAAGGTCTGGAGTTAATTCAGGCTGGGATCAAAAATCCGATTTTGGTATTTGCCCCGATCCTGCCGGATCAGGCTGATCTGGTGCTGGAACATGGTTTAATGCCCACGATTGATGATCGGGAAGCTTTGCATACCCTGGCATCAGCGGCGGCGCAAAAGAATGTCAAGGGGTCCTTTCATCTGAAGATCGAAACGGGGATGGGCAGAACAGGGATCCCGGGCCTGGAAGTTTCTCAATTCTTGCAGGAAATAAAGAAATTGCCTCAGTTGCAATTAGCCGGAGTTTATTCCCACTTTGCCACAGCCATGATGAAAGATAAAAGTTTTGCCCAAAAGCAATTATCCATATTTTTGCAGGCAGTCCGTGAAATCAAAAGAGAGGTTTCCGGTGAGGTGCTGGCGCATATCGCCAACAGCGCCGCGATTTTGGATCTGCCGGAAACGTATCTGGATATGGTACGGCCGGGGACCCTTCTTTACGGACAATATCCATCGCCTCATGTGAGCAAAAAAATAGATTTGCAGGATCCCTGGCAGATGAAAGGGAGAATTATTTCTGTGAAGAAATTAGCCCCCGGGGATTCTGTAGGTTATGGCAGAGATTTTGTCACGAAAAAACCCCGGGAAATCGGGGTCGTTCCTGTAGGCTATGCAGATGGCTTCGGAGTATTGCCCCATACCCGTCCGGCTAAGTTTTATGATCTGGTAAAATCAACAGCGAAACTATTATCCCAGGTACTGGGCTTGATTGCACCCAATTATATGATTTACGGCAGGGAGCGTTTGCCCGTTGTGGGGAGAATCGGAATGCAGTTATCCATGATTGATATTACCGGTAAAGGAATTGCCCGGGGGGAAACAGTCCAGATCCCCATACGCCGTACCACAGCCGGTGGAAAGATCACGAGAGTTTATTTAAGAGATCAAAAAATCTCCGCCATACGGGAGGTTGCTGCTGTTCAGACACAAAAATAATTAATCAACCTTTCTTTTGAAGAATGAGCCCAAGGGCTCTTTTTTTATTCCATAAACAATTCATATATTTTTCACATTTTTTTAATCCAGATTTTACTTCTATTCGATAAGGTTAATCTATAAAAGTTAAGGAGGTAAGTCATGCATTCAAGAAAAATGTATTCGGTAAGAAAAGCTTTATCATTTATGCTTATGATTTGTATGATAGTAAGCATAGTACCGTTTCAAGGTACAGGGGCAGTAGCGGCGGAGAATGACACCCTGCTTCTCGCCAAAGATGCAGGGTGGAAATACATGGATGACGGTGTTGATCAAGGACAGGGATGGAAGGAAAGTTCCTTTGACGATTCTTCCTGGGAGGCAGGAAACGCCCCTTTGGGCTTTGGGGACGATTTTTCCTAAACAGATCCTACTCTTCCTTTAGCAACAGAAGTAAGTTACGGTGATGACCCCAATAACAAACATATGACCACCTATTTACGGTCTTCATTTGATTTGGAAAATCTGAATGATTATGAAGCTCTGGAAGTTTACATTCATGTGGATGACGGAGCTGTGGTTTATATTAACGGTACGAAAGCCTTCCGCAAAGGGATTCCGGAAAATGTAGAGGTAAACTACAATACAGATTGCTCATGCTACACCGGCTTCCTTTGCCTTCCATGTTTTCCATCGTATTATGTTCAACAGTATTGTGGACGAAATGATGGCTCAGGATATGGAAGTGGTAATGGGGGGCGGCAGAGATAACTTCCAGAGCCGTAAAACTATGAATGCTGGGAAATTCCATGACGGGAAATCCATCGAAGATCCGGGAGATGACCGTGATCTGATCGCGGAAGCCAAAGCCAATGGATATACTTATGCGGCAACTGTCGATGAATTGCTTGGTGTAGATGCACGGAATACTGATAAAT
This window harbors:
- a CDS encoding zf-HC2 domain-containing protein, whose translation is MECQVAKLKIFSFLDQELSTQEEEALFEHLAQCPECSLEFDNLEATHHLIQQALIPVVPPPDLTERIMAQIPLTAEPRHTPSVSRETVGKSYLSWLLQKGKELWGKGQFRVAFVTVGIFALFAATGIIDTFLQQVPLKLNPEHDIAQVEPGNQGQVKPGNQEDPGSQDEPVTDPESEVKEPIPQDGPSSKEQGTPEPAPPDNEPKQRKDQDKASAKEETTTKIPQQPAKVVPDQKTNLVELPKASAVEEQQVTAIEVKPLLEGNTQRVSHPVLSKDGSSIHYLYDNAGVEEEWEISLASGAVPQKAESLLIQNGENKDQGGQIPQWINELAMVQEAKSKKVTWSPDKRQVAVNLDSPGTDYDGLWIGEADGSMMTHVTDEGGGAHLVWSPNSSKIAFTDRAKHLSVLYLKENLLIQLTGAGESWRNLNHLFWIPGGRELIFEGQRAADQAPGIFRVTLP
- the argS gene encoding arginine--tRNA ligase, translated to MSMVKNIENRIKAALEKAATEAREAGEFTFISLPEYVLEVPREKAHGDFASNIAMLLAKEAKMAPRKIAEIIEKYINTQHTWIEKIEIASPGFINFYLNHAWVYEVLPFVIEQGDYYGRSHFGNGKKVQVEFVSANPTGVLHMGNARGAALGDTLASVLEAAGFDVSREFYINDAGNQIEKFAYSLEARYLQLLGQEVSFPEDGYHGQDIIDTMQTLVDEKGDKYLTMDEALRRELLVKYALEVKIDNIRKTLEEFGVYYDVWFSEQALHDSGEVADTIAFLKDNGYIYEKEGALWFETTKFGDEKDEVVVRGNGIPTYFAADIAYHKNKFQRGFERVINIWGADHHGHVARMKGAMEALGYDPEQLTVILMQLVRLFRGGEILRMSKRTGTYVTLNELMEEVGRDAARYFFVMRSPDSQMDFDLDLAKSQSADNPVFYVQYAHARICSILRQAAEMGYQLPQVSLEECHVLAHPSEITLIRKIADLPDEIISAAENLAPHRLTTYAHDLAGLFHGFYTNCRVLTDETELRNARLLLTKATGICIKNVLHLIGVSAPEKM
- a CDS encoding CTP synthase; translated protein: MTKFIFVTGGVVSSLGKGITAASLGRLLKSRGLKVAIQKFDPYINVDPGTMSPYQHGEVFVTDDGAETDLDLGHYERFVDISLTRNSSVTTGKVYESVLKKERRGYYLGGTVQVIPHITNEIKERILQVAKDHAPDVVITEIGGTVGDIESLPFLEAIRQMKGDIGRDHVLYIHVTLVPFIRAAGEAKTKPTQHSVKELRSIGIQPHVIVCRTEMPLSREMEDKIALFCDIDKEAVIQVVDADSIYEVPLSLQEQGLDKIVIERLGLKCNELDLRDWNEIVEKIRHPKHCITIALVGKYVELQDAYLSVVESLRHAGIFHESKIQVKWIYSADLTPENLDCQFADVDGILVPGGFGDRGIEGKILAVQYAREQQIPFFGICLGMQMAVVEFARSLAGLSAANSSEFDENTSHAVIDLLPEQKGIDAKGGTMRLGAYPCKLIKGSKAYQAYQREEISERHRHRYEFNNEYRELLESKGLKISGLSPDNRLVEIVELTDHPWFVGCQFHPEFKSRPDRPHPLFRDFIKSSLERKISRS
- the alr gene encoding alanine racemase, giving the protein MHPYVRWIEIDLDAIIHNFCQIRQLVPPAVKIMSVVKADAYGHGSAQVAGALAEAGTDMFAVTTIEEGLELIQAGIKNPILVFAPILPDQADLVLEHGLMPTIDDREALHTLASAAAQKNVKGSFHLKIETGMGRTGIPGLEVSQFLQEIKKLPQLQLAGVYSHFATAMMKDKSFAQKQLSIFLQAVREIKREVSGEVLAHIANSAAILDLPETYLDMVRPGTLLYGQYPSPHVSKKIDLQDPWQMKGRIISVKKLAPGDSVGYGRDFVTKKPREIGVVPVGYADGFGVLPHTRPAKFYDLVKSTAKLLSQVLGLIAPNYMIYGRERLPVVGRIGMQLSMIDITGKGIARGETVQIPIRRTTAGGKITRVYLRDQKISAIREVAAVQTQK